GCGGGATTGTGAACTGCGGTGCCTTCGAATGAGTTTCATTTTCTTTTCCCGTTGGCGCTGAAACCGTTGGTGCCGAGACTTCGGCGAATGTTCAATCAACCCTGGACCGTGAAATGCACCGTCTTGCGTTCGACGTTGCCAGAAATGTCCTAACCGCGGGTTTTCCGAATTCCAAAGTTGACGGCGTGTGGTCAATTGGAAACGGCGGCTTCCAAACAATCACCGCGTGTCGTGTGCGGGCAACCGTTGACGAGTTCCCTGCCGTCGCCCGGTTTCTCCGAAACCGGGCCGTGGGCACGCCGGGCGAACAGCCATCGCCGATGACATTGATCGCAAGGTGCGTGCCACGTTTATCCACGCCTGAATTGACGGATTGCAGGTCTTGGAAAAACCGGCCGTCAATGTGTGAACGGTGACGGAACATGCGTTCGGGCGGATGTGCAACAACCGTCACACGCCGAATGGGCGTTTACGAGTTCTTCGAAGAAATTACGGGACTCAGGACGCAATCCACAAATTGCTGCAGCAGGCTTTGCTGTGACGCCACCATCACATGCATGAAAGATTTCCGCGGACCGAGGTCGTTATGAAAGACGTGAAACACAAGCGTGTTAGGCTGGTAATCCTGACAAAGCTGCAGTGGGCGATTGCGTCTCGCACGCTGCTGCATGCGGCGATGTTCCTGTTTGCCGCCGGCATGCTGGGGCTGATCGGACAGTACGTTTCTGATCCGTACGCCGGCTTTCGCGCGAATCTCGCGGCCTGCTGGGAAAACAGTGCTCCGACGCTGCTGGCACTGTTTTGCATGCTGCCGATCTTTGTGCGCGACATGCTGCGGTTCAGCAACCGAGTGGCCGGGCCCATTTACCGCCTGACGATGACAATGCAGCGCCACGCCGACGGCGAAGAGAATGTTCCGGACTTGAAGTTTCGGGACGGCGACTTGTGCGACGAAGTGCCGGACACATTTAATCGGATGATCCGACGTCTGAAGCAGTCAACACCGTCCGACACCGATGCCGACAGGGTCCTGGCAGACGTCCGTGAACTGGTCGAAGTCTGAGCTGAACCACTCCCGGACCGGCAGCACGGAGAGACCCCGAGGACGCAGCCGCGGCCTGAGCGACTTCGCGTGCGTTTGCTCGAAATGCCCGCCGTTCTGCGGTTTGCGAATTGGTCTCGCCGCATTTTGCCCGTCTGAAATACACTGGGCGAAGCAAGGACGCTGGCCTGATGACTTCGGCAACCATTCCAAATCCGATCAGCCTGCTGGGGCGTGCCGTGATTGCGGCGGTTTCCGGATTCGGCGCGGTGGGAATCTTCTTTTCGCAGATCCTGCACGGCGTCATGCGCGGGTTACCGTCGCGGCGCGTGCTGCTGCCGATTCTGTATGAGGTCGGTGTTCGCAGTGTCCCCGTAGTGCTGATTACCGGGACGTTCATTGGAATGGTGCTGGCCGTCCAGACGCACACACAATTCAAAATGATGCACATGGAATCGCGACTGGGCGCCATTATTACCATGACGCTTGTGTCGGAACTGGGACCGGTGCTGGCCGCGACGATGCTGGCCGGGCGAGTCGGGTCGTCCATGGCCGCGGAACTCGGGACGATGCGCGTCACCGAACAGATCAGCGCCATCACGGCTCTCGGTTCCGAACCCATCCGATACCTGGTCGTCCCGAGGTTTCTGGCGTGCGTGTGCCTGATTCCGCTGCTGACGGCCTTCGCTGATGCCGTCGGCATCATTTCCGGCTGGGCGTTCAGTACTCATGTGCTGGGTGTGAACAGCTATCGCTATTGGCTGTATGCGGAAAACTACGTCACCGGCTGGGACGTGTCGGCCGGGCTGGTGAAGAGCATCTTCTTTGGCTGCAGCATCGCGATCATTGCCTGCCACCGCGGCTTTCACTGCCGAGCGGGCG
This sequence is a window from Planctomycetaceae bacterium. Protein-coding genes within it:
- a CDS encoding ABC transporter permease — protein: MTSATIPNPISLLGRAVIAAVSGFGAVGIFFSQILHGVMRGLPSRRVLLPILYEVGVRSVPVVLITGTFIGMVLAVQTHTQFKMMHMESRLGAIITMTLVSELGPVLAATMLAGRVGSSMAAELGTMRVTEQISAITALGSEPIRYLVVPRFLACVCLIPLLTAFADAVGIISGWAFSTHVLGVNSYRYWLYAENYVTGWDVSAGLVKSIFFGCSIAIIACHRGFHCRAGAEGVGRAATEAFVLSFIAILGMDFVLTVLLNSTYYLIWPQTVSLACGGFR